In one Cloacibacillus porcorum genomic region, the following are encoded:
- the cbiD gene encoding cobalt-precorrin-5B (C(1))-methyltransferase CbiD, with amino-acid sequence MASNRELREGYSTGSCAAAAAKAAALRALGSPCPASVEITTPEERIFTLPVVGYEDGSCGVIKDAGDDPDSTDGIMIRAAVKLSPAPGAVSFLAGEGVGTVTLPGLKVPIGEPAINPVPRMMIERALREVIGARGAEVTISAPQGAEVAKRTFNPRLGIVGGISILGTSGRVKPMNEASLLESLTLELNTHAAEGREAVAVAFAGTGENALRRAYEINNRAVVQCGNYIGHLLDESARLGLKRLLIGGHPGKLLKVAAGSFNTHNRTGGGAKEALCAQAAIAGAPAATVKALYECPTTEEAMRLVRKEGLDFLWTILARIAAKRCEERAFEDIKTAVAFIDNGGIILGATDDAPSFAEEIRDGK; translated from the coding sequence ATGGCGTCGAATAGGGAGCTCCGCGAGGGATATTCGACGGGAAGCTGCGCGGCGGCGGCGGCGAAGGCCGCGGCGCTCCGCGCGCTGGGGTCGCCCTGCCCCGCGAGCGTAGAGATAACGACGCCGGAGGAGAGGATCTTCACGCTGCCGGTCGTCGGATATGAGGACGGCAGCTGCGGCGTGATAAAGGACGCGGGAGACGACCCGGACTCGACGGACGGCATCATGATAAGGGCCGCCGTGAAACTCTCTCCCGCGCCGGGAGCGGTGAGTTTCCTCGCCGGCGAGGGGGTGGGTACGGTGACCCTGCCGGGGCTCAAGGTCCCCATCGGCGAACCGGCGATCAATCCCGTGCCGCGCATGATGATCGAGCGCGCGCTGCGCGAGGTGATCGGCGCGCGCGGCGCGGAAGTCACCATCTCGGCGCCGCAGGGCGCGGAGGTCGCGAAACGCACCTTCAACCCGCGGCTGGGGATCGTCGGCGGTATCTCGATCCTCGGCACCTCTGGACGCGTGAAGCCGATGAACGAGGCTTCGCTGCTCGAATCGCTGACACTGGAGCTCAACACCCACGCGGCGGAGGGGCGCGAAGCGGTGGCGGTCGCCTTCGCGGGGACGGGTGAGAACGCGCTGCGCAGGGCCTATGAGATAAACAACCGCGCCGTCGTGCAGTGCGGGAACTATATCGGCCATCTGCTCGACGAATCGGCCCGCCTCGGACTGAAGCGGCTGCTGATCGGCGGGCACCCGGGGAAGCTGCTCAAGGTCGCGGCGGGCAGCTTCAACACCCACAACCGCACCGGCGGCGGCGCGAAAGAGGCGCTCTGCGCGCAGGCGGCGATCGCGGGAGCTCCCGCCGCCACCGTGAAGGCCCTCTACGAGTGTCCCACCACCGAAGAGGCGATGCGCCTCGTGCGCAAAGAGGGCTTGGATTTTTTATGGACGATACTGGCGCGTATCGCCGCGAAACGCTGCGAGGAACGCGCCTTTGAAGATATAAAGACAGCCGTCGCCTTCATCGACAACGGCGGAATAATTCTCGGCGCGACTGATGACGCGCCGTCCTTTGCGGAGGAGATAAGAGATGGGAAATAG
- a CDS encoding bifunctional cobalt-precorrin-7 (C(5))-methyltransferase/cobalt-precorrin-6B (C(15))-methyltransferase, producing the protein MGNRLYVLGAGPGDIEEVTPTVSAAIAASRAVACSPRHLHIAAGHPNVIEMKSFKETFERLREELKLGDAAVVVSGDTGIFSLLPLIKKNFPDDEITVLPGISSLQSLCAKAAETWQEAVILSGHGREIGGAKILDAVEHNRAAIFFCDAQKNPAWLCSLLADAGLGAVEAVVGERLGAKDERVSRGEARALAKESFDALSIVLLINKDFTERPPLLPEDADFIRVAGVPMTHEEVRAVITAKLRLTPESVVWDLGAGTGSVSVAAAQLCRELHAVEINNEAAALIRANAEKFRLHNIKVYEGSALSVIDALPDPDAVFVGGSGPELPMIFERIAARGAGIRLVVSAVSLKTIALCTQELAGENFTGFDAAQVAVSRIKTVGKTQIWQAQNPVVIFSAVTGAAKGE; encoded by the coding sequence ATGGGAAATAGGCTTTATGTTCTGGGAGCCGGACCGGGCGATATAGAAGAGGTGACGCCGACGGTGAGCGCCGCGATCGCCGCCTCGCGCGCGGTCGCCTGCTCTCCGCGCCATCTGCACATCGCCGCGGGGCATCCGAACGTCATCGAGATGAAGAGCTTCAAGGAGACCTTCGAGCGCCTTCGCGAGGAGCTTAAGCTCGGCGACGCGGCGGTCGTCGTCTCCGGCGACACAGGGATATTCAGCCTGCTGCCGCTGATAAAGAAAAATTTCCCCGACGACGAGATCACCGTCCTCCCCGGCATCAGCTCGCTCCAGAGCCTTTGCGCCAAGGCGGCCGAAACATGGCAGGAGGCCGTGATCCTCTCGGGACACGGACGCGAGATCGGCGGCGCGAAGATACTTGACGCCGTGGAGCATAACCGCGCGGCGATCTTCTTCTGCGACGCGCAGAAGAACCCCGCCTGGCTCTGCTCGCTGCTCGCGGATGCGGGGCTCGGCGCGGTGGAGGCGGTGGTCGGCGAAAGGCTCGGCGCGAAGGACGAACGCGTCAGCCGCGGCGAGGCGCGCGCGCTCGCGAAGGAGAGCTTCGACGCGCTTTCGATCGTACTGCTGATAAACAAAGACTTCACCGAGCGTCCGCCTCTGCTGCCGGAGGACGCCGATTTTATCCGCGTCGCCGGCGTGCCGATGACGCACGAGGAGGTACGCGCCGTGATAACGGCGAAGCTGCGCCTGACACCGGAATCCGTAGTCTGGGACCTCGGCGCCGGCACCGGTTCGGTATCCGTGGCGGCGGCCCAGCTATGCCGCGAGCTCCACGCGGTGGAGATAAACAATGAGGCGGCGGCGCTGATACGCGCGAACGCGGAAAAGTTCCGCCTCCACAATATAAAGGTATACGAGGGCTCGGCGCTTTCGGTGATAGACGCCCTGCCTGACCCTGACGCCGTCTTTGTCGGCGGCAGCGGCCCCGAGCTTCCCATGATATTCGAGCGGATCGCGGCGCGCGGCGCGGGAATACGTCTCGTCGTCTCCGCCGTCTCGCTTAAGACAATCGCGCTCTGCACGCAGGAGCTCGCGGGAGAAAATTTTACCGGATTTGACGCGGCGCAGGTCGCCGTGAGCAGAATAAAGACCGTCGGCAAGACGCAGATATGGCAGGCGCAGAACCCCGTTGTGATTTTTTCGGCGGTGACCGGCGCCGCGAAGGGAGAATAG
- the cobM gene encoding precorrin-4 C(11)-methyltransferase, giving the protein MIHFVGAGPGAPDLITLRGARLLEEAGMIIYAGSLVNPELLKRAKEGCEIHDSASMTLDEVIEKLRESHEAGVDAVRLHTGDPSIYGAIREQMDRLKALGIPYDITPGVSSFCAAAAAAEVEYTLPAVSQTVIITRMEGRTPVPDKEKIRLLASHQASMVLFLSTGLLDGLCAELIMGGYAPETKAVMVYKASWPEQRVIRATLATLPLLASEAGIKNTALILVGDFLGDEYELSKLYDKHFSHGFRKAAE; this is encoded by the coding sequence ATGATACATTTTGTCGGAGCGGGGCCGGGAGCCCCGGATTTGATCACGCTGCGCGGAGCGCGGCTCCTTGAGGAGGCGGGGATGATAATCTACGCCGGTTCCCTCGTGAACCCGGAACTATTGAAGCGCGCGAAAGAGGGCTGCGAGATACACGACAGCGCCTCCATGACGCTCGACGAGGTAATAGAGAAGCTGCGCGAGTCGCACGAGGCCGGAGTCGACGCGGTGCGCCTCCACACCGGCGACCCCTCGATCTACGGCGCGATACGCGAGCAGATGGACAGGCTCAAGGCGCTCGGCATCCCCTATGACATCACCCCCGGCGTCAGCTCCTTCTGCGCCGCGGCCGCGGCGGCGGAGGTGGAATACACCCTGCCGGCGGTGAGCCAGACGGTGATAATCACGCGCATGGAGGGGCGCACGCCGGTTCCCGATAAGGAAAAGATACGGCTGCTCGCCTCGCACCAGGCCTCGATGGTGCTCTTTCTCTCGACGGGGCTGCTTGACGGCCTCTGCGCCGAGCTTATCATGGGCGGCTACGCTCCCGAGACCAAGGCCGTCATGGTCTACAAGGCCTCCTGGCCCGAGCAGAGGGTGATACGTGCCACGCTCGCCACCCTGCCGCTGCTCGCCTCGGAGGCGGGAATAAAAAATACGGCCCTGATACTCGTCGGGGACTTCCTCGGCGACGAGTACGAGCTTTCGAAGCTCTACGACAAACACTTCTCCCACGGCTTCCGAAAGGCCGCCGAATAA
- a CDS encoding cobalt-precorrin 5A hydrolase encodes MNLCAAAFSERGAKLARRIALAFGGSAWAPEKYAGGGVLPFGVSLGEWTKERFAEAEALVFVSSCGIAVRAVAPYLKGKDKDPAVIVADERGLSVISLLSGHIGGANELTLRIAEAIGARPVITTATDVNGITPPDSWAVKNNCAIENLPAAKRVAAELLSGHAVGVAVTDELQPAPYPVTLWLRPKNLIVGVGCKRGTEPELLRGCFLDFMKQSGYSPLSVASVASVEQKKDEAAVAGLAEFYEIPFETFSAETLMALPGEFTPSPAALAAVGTDNVCERAALAASRGGYMVRLKTKYPGITFALARKRSL; translated from the coding sequence ATGAATCTCTGCGCGGCGGCATTTTCGGAGAGGGGGGCAAAACTGGCGAGGCGGATCGCGCTGGCCTTCGGCGGCAGCGCCTGGGCCCCGGAAAAATACGCGGGCGGCGGCGTGCTGCCCTTCGGCGTATCTCTCGGCGAATGGACGAAAGAGCGCTTCGCGGAGGCGGAGGCGCTGGTATTCGTCTCCTCCTGCGGGATCGCGGTACGCGCCGTCGCTCCGTACCTTAAAGGCAAAGATAAAGATCCCGCGGTAATCGTTGCCGACGAACGGGGCCTCAGCGTGATATCGCTGCTCTCGGGACACATCGGCGGCGCGAACGAACTCACGCTGCGCATCGCCGAAGCTATCGGAGCCCGCCCAGTGATCACCACCGCCACCGACGTGAACGGCATCACGCCGCCCGACTCATGGGCGGTGAAGAACAACTGCGCCATTGAGAACCTTCCCGCCGCGAAGCGCGTCGCCGCCGAGCTGCTCTCGGGACACGCCGTCGGCGTCGCCGTCACCGATGAACTGCAGCCCGCTCCCTATCCGGTGACGCTGTGGCTGCGGCCCAAAAACCTCATCGTCGGCGTCGGCTGCAAGCGCGGCACGGAGCCGGAGCTGCTGCGCGGATGCTTTTTGGACTTTATGAAACAGAGCGGTTATTCGCCGCTCTCCGTCGCCTCCGTCGCCTCCGTCGAACAAAAAAAAGACGAGGCGGCGGTCGCCGGACTCGCGGAATTTTATGAGATACCCTTCGAGACCTTCTCCGCGGAGACGCTGATGGCGCTGCCGGGGGAATTTACCCCCTCGCCCGCGGCGCTCGCGGCGGTCGGGACCGACAACGTCTGTGAACGCGCGGCGCTCGCCGCCTCGCGCGGCGGCTACATGGTGCGTCTCAAAACAAAATACCCCGGCATCACCTTCGCGCTGGCAAGAAAAAGGAGTCTGTGA
- a CDS encoding glutamyl-tRNA reductase, with translation MNMEIKIAGLDYRSASVDVREKFTFTESERRELLNEIAPHVQEAVLISTCNRTELAVVSEEEPSELLHRARGCGSFFSLRGEAAVARIFEIAAGLHSQIPLEDQILGQMKEALAASREEKACGPLLGQLFQRAITAGKEVRTKYKALPHECSAAAAACTAAAEFFSQAAAANDASGPAGCSSAAPLRGISALVVGSGEMGMLAAQLLRDRGASVRMTQRRCRKDGAQPPSGVTLIPYDTRYEAMRECALVICATASPHFVLTTKEFGDDGVRRMMIDLAVPRDIEPAFMRRPSVTLVDMDGLGHSALPEDFLREIKKSVAAHTARFHEWRQIHDCMPYIEDVCAFAERELANELGCADAEEFSRVRAASRSMMNKLLFSLKERVDIDMAKECYCALAKAAQR, from the coding sequence ATGAATATGGAAATAAAGATCGCCGGATTGGACTACAGGTCGGCCTCCGTCGACGTCCGGGAAAAATTCACCTTTACGGAGAGCGAGCGGCGGGAGCTGCTGAACGAGATCGCGCCGCATGTCCAGGAGGCGGTCCTCATCTCGACCTGTAACCGGACAGAGCTGGCCGTCGTCTCCGAAGAGGAGCCCTCGGAGCTGCTGCACCGCGCCCGCGGCTGCGGCAGCTTCTTCTCGCTGCGCGGAGAGGCCGCCGTGGCGCGCATCTTTGAGATCGCCGCCGGACTCCATTCACAGATACCACTTGAAGACCAGATACTGGGACAGATGAAAGAGGCGCTCGCCGCTTCGCGTGAGGAAAAGGCCTGCGGCCCGCTGCTCGGGCAGCTCTTCCAGCGCGCGATCACAGCCGGCAAAGAGGTACGCACAAAATATAAGGCCCTGCCGCATGAATGCTCCGCGGCGGCGGCGGCCTGCACGGCGGCGGCGGAATTTTTCTCGCAGGCCGCAGCCGCAAATGACGCCTCCGGGCCAGCGGGCTGCTCCTCCGCCGCTCCCCTGCGCGGAATCTCCGCGCTCGTCGTGGGCAGCGGCGAAATGGGAATGCTCGCGGCGCAGCTGCTGCGCGACCGCGGCGCTTCGGTGCGCATGACACAGCGCCGCTGCCGCAAAGACGGCGCGCAGCCGCCCTCCGGCGTTACCCTGATCCCCTACGATACAAGATATGAGGCGATGCGCGAGTGCGCCCTCGTTATCTGCGCGACGGCAAGCCCCCACTTCGTCCTCACGACAAAGGAGTTCGGCGACGACGGCGTACGGCGGATGATGATAGACCTCGCCGTCCCGCGCGACATCGAACCGGCCTTCATGAGACGTCCCTCGGTGACGCTGGTGGACATGGACGGGCTGGGACACAGCGCGCTGCCGGAGGACTTCCTGCGGGAGATAAAAAAGAGCGTCGCGGCGCACACCGCGCGCTTCCACGAGTGGCGGCAGATACACGACTGCATGCCCTACATAGAGGACGTCTGCGCCTTCGCGGAGCGCGAACTGGCAAACGAGCTCGGCTGCGCCGACGCCGAGGAATTCTCCCGCGTAAGAGCCGCCTCCCGCAGCATGATGAATAAACTTCTCTTCTCATTAAAAGAAAGGGTTGATATAGATATGGCAAAAGAATGTTACTGCGCACTGGCAAAGGCGGCGCAGAGATGA
- the cobJ gene encoding precorrin-3B C(17)-methyltransferase, translating to MIYVVGLGPGGPEQITPRALSALEKCDLIVGYKAYIELVRPIFEGRKELVASPMKRERDRCEEALKLSLSGRTVGLISSGDPGIYGMAGIMLEVARGRTKVEIIPGITAAASSASILGAPLMHDFAVISLSDLLTPWELIERRLRAAAEADFVICIYNPASHGRPDHLARAAAILMETLPGNRAAGWVRNAGRDEESFGLTTLDGLKEAPIDMFCTVIIGNSATRVINGRLITPRGYRHPTDGED from the coding sequence ATGATATACGTCGTCGGCCTCGGTCCCGGAGGGCCGGAACAGATAACGCCGCGGGCGCTTTCGGCGCTGGAAAAATGCGATCTGATCGTCGGCTACAAGGCCTACATCGAGCTGGTGCGCCCAATCTTCGAAGGACGCAAAGAGCTCGTCGCCTCGCCAATGAAGAGGGAGCGCGACCGCTGCGAAGAGGCGCTTAAACTTTCGCTTTCGGGCCGCACCGTCGGGCTCATCTCCAGCGGCGACCCGGGAATATACGGCATGGCGGGGATAATGCTCGAGGTGGCGCGGGGCAGGACAAAGGTCGAAATAATCCCCGGCATCACCGCCGCCGCAAGCTCGGCCTCGATACTCGGCGCGCCGCTGATGCACGACTTCGCCGTTATCAGCCTCAGCGACCTGCTTACGCCCTGGGAGCTGATAGAGAGGCGGCTGCGCGCCGCCGCGGAGGCCGATTTCGTCATCTGTATCTACAACCCCGCAAGCCACGGCCGCCCCGACCACCTTGCGCGCGCGGCGGCGATCCTCATGGAGACGCTCCCCGGAAACCGCGCCGCCGGCTGGGTGCGCAACGCGGGGCGCGACGAAGAGAGCTTCGGCCTGACGACGCTCGACGGCCTCAAGGAGGCGCCGATAGACATGTTCTGCACCGTGATAATCGGGAACTCCGCCACCCGCGTGATAAACGGACGCCTCATCACGCCGCGCGGCTACAGGCATCCCACCGATGGCGAAGACTGA
- the cobK gene encoding precorrin-6A reductase, producing the protein MAKTEMGRRVLLFGGTTEGRELTRFRLPLVYAVATAYGAELVRGAENTEVTVGRMDAAEMEKFIKDSDIACVIDATHPYAREARENIRAACAAANTPLMRVQRREAVTDGDVVRVKSAEEAARFLEGTTGNVLLTTGSKELEAFACVSDRSRLFARVLPDPEVIKKCAECGFDSGHIIAMQGPFSLLMNEEMIRLTGARWLVTKDGGAAGGIEEKIEAARSCKARVIMIERPHEEGGHSCTEALLWARRILGLSRPPLFPMLTDMEERSAVIAGGGRIAARRAATLIKCGAAVTVVSPEFGPEFKEMKCRLVRKGWEPEDLEGAALAVAATDDEKVNAAIGAAAKERGIPVSVADNAAECSFFFPSLVTSGEVSASVSAGALSPALTHRLAERLRSVWDEWVKEERAALEEKKDG; encoded by the coding sequence ATGGCGAAGACTGAGATGGGACGGCGCGTACTGCTCTTCGGCGGCACCACCGAGGGGCGCGAACTGACGCGCTTCCGCCTGCCGCTCGTTTATGCCGTCGCCACCGCCTACGGCGCGGAGCTGGTGCGCGGAGCGGAAAATACCGAGGTCACCGTCGGCCGCATGGACGCGGCGGAGATGGAAAAATTTATCAAAGACTCCGACATCGCCTGCGTCATCGACGCGACGCACCCTTACGCGCGCGAGGCGCGTGAAAATATCCGCGCCGCCTGCGCCGCCGCGAATACGCCGCTCATGCGCGTACAGCGGCGGGAGGCCGTCACCGACGGCGACGTAGTCCGCGTGAAGAGCGCGGAGGAGGCGGCCCGCTTCCTTGAGGGGACGACCGGCAACGTGCTGCTGACGACCGGCAGCAAGGAGCTGGAGGCCTTTGCCTGCGTGAGCGATCGCTCGCGCCTCTTCGCGCGGGTGCTGCCGGACCCGGAAGTGATAAAAAAATGTGCCGAGTGCGGCTTTGACAGCGGCCACATCATCGCGATGCAGGGCCCCTTCAGCCTGCTTATGAACGAAGAGATGATCCGTCTCACCGGCGCGCGCTGGCTCGTCACGAAGGACGGCGGCGCGGCGGGCGGCATCGAAGAAAAGATAGAGGCGGCGCGCAGCTGCAAGGCGCGCGTCATCATGATAGAACGCCCCCATGAAGAGGGCGGACACAGCTGCACAGAGGCGCTGCTCTGGGCGCGGCGGATACTGGGGCTCTCCCGGCCGCCGCTCTTCCCGATGCTGACGGACATGGAGGAACGCTCCGCGGTGATCGCGGGCGGCGGCCGGATCGCGGCGCGGCGCGCGGCGACGCTGATAAAGTGCGGCGCGGCGGTCACTGTCGTCAGCCCCGAGTTCGGCCCGGAGTTCAAAGAGATGAAATGCCGTCTCGTGAGAAAGGGCTGGGAGCCCGAAGATCTTGAGGGCGCGGCGCTCGCGGTGGCGGCGACCGACGACGAAAAGGTCAACGCCGCCATCGGCGCGGCGGCGAAAGAGCGCGGCATACCGGTGAGCGTCGCGGACAACGCGGCGGAGTGCAGCTTCTTCTTCCCTTCGCTGGTCACAAGCGGCGAGGTCTCGGCCTCCGTCTCCGCGGGGGCGCTCTCGCCGGCGCTGACGCACAGGCTCGCGGAGAGGCTCCGCTCAGTCTGGGACGAATGGGTGAAAGAGGAGCGCGCCGCTCTGGAGGAGAAAAAAGATGGATAA
- the hemC gene encoding hydroxymethylbilane synthase, translating to MDKKIIRFGSRKSALALVQTKLVMEAVARAHPELAVELVAMETTGDRNMKPFSEASDKFGIKGLFTQELEEALLSGAIDVAVHSLKDMPMNANPALPLVAYSRREDPRDALVLPQGRTDIESGAIGCSSARRRVQLAALYPGVEIKPVRGNVNTRLRKLDEGEFSALVLAAAGLKRLGLDGRISRYFETDEMIPAPGQGVLACQGRAGEDYRYLDAIRDRGAAACAEAERAFSAELGGGCTAPVGAFAALAGETIKITGLYADESGCDIRRGSAKGPAAENIKIAVKLAQELSRGEEL from the coding sequence ATGGATAAAAAGATAATACGTTTTGGAAGCCGAAAAAGCGCGCTCGCGCTCGTGCAGACAAAGCTCGTGATGGAGGCGGTGGCCCGCGCCCACCCCGAACTGGCGGTCGAACTCGTCGCGATGGAGACTACCGGCGACAGGAATATGAAACCCTTCTCCGAGGCCTCGGACAAGTTCGGCATCAAGGGGCTCTTCACGCAGGAACTTGAGGAGGCGCTGTTATCCGGCGCGATCGACGTCGCCGTTCACAGCCTTAAAGATATGCCGATGAACGCGAACCCCGCGCTGCCGCTCGTCGCCTACTCACGGCGCGAGGACCCGCGCGACGCGCTCGTCCTGCCGCAGGGACGGACGGACATCGAATCGGGCGCGATCGGCTGCTCCTCGGCGCGGCGGCGCGTACAACTCGCGGCGCTCTATCCCGGCGTGGAGATCAAGCCGGTGCGCGGCAACGTCAACACCAGGCTGCGCAAACTCGACGAGGGGGAATTTTCCGCCCTCGTGCTCGCGGCGGCGGGGTTAAAGCGGCTCGGACTCGACGGGCGCATCTCCCGATATTTTGAGACAGATGAAATGATACCCGCGCCGGGACAGGGAGTGCTCGCCTGTCAGGGGCGCGCGGGAGAGGACTACCGCTACCTTGACGCGATACGCGACCGCGGGGCCGCGGCCTGCGCCGAAGCCGAGCGGGCCTTCTCCGCCGAGCTGGGCGGCGGCTGCACCGCGCCCGTCGGCGCCTTCGCCGCACTCGCGGGAGAGACGATAAAGATAACCGGACTGTACGCCGACGAAAGCGGCTGCGATATCCGCCGCGGCTCGGCGAAGGGCCCGGCGGCGGAAAACATAAAAATCGCGGTGAAGCTCGCGCAGGAACTTTCAAGGGGGGAAGAGTTATGA
- the cobA gene encoding uroporphyrinogen-III C-methyltransferase, translated as MTQTKGHVALIGAGPGDAGLFTLRGRELLEAADCVVYDRLVGDGVLAMMPPSAEKINVGKTGGGLSVPQREIEEIIVREAKRGRRVARLKGGDPFMFGRGGEEIEALNREGIPFEVVPGVTSALGGPACAGIPVTHRGIARSVHVITAHTKEGTIAPVDYEALAKLGGTLVFLMGASAVTEICAELQRAGMDGGTPAAAVENASTAAQRLIQGTLGTLSARCAEEKLRSPALIIVGEVTALAEGFAWKRFLPLSGRKVIVTRPRERAGKLSAMLRARGAEVVELPCISTRRIEAKLPDFSKYGWLGFTSITGVEALFELLAENGRDVRSLGAAKIAAIGPATARALKERGLITDYMPEVYDGLHLARGLEELAKTAPVLMLRAKEGSPELTAELAALKINFTELPLYETIYERAEIIPQGADTAVFTSASTVRGFKAAMPELEIECACCIGEQTAAEARRAGFKRIITAQKATLESLINTLEEDIR; from the coding sequence ATGACACAGACTAAGGGCCATGTGGCGCTCATCGGTGCCGGTCCGGGAGACGCGGGGCTCTTCACCCTGCGCGGCCGCGAACTGCTGGAGGCCGCCGACTGCGTAGTCTACGACCGGCTCGTCGGCGACGGCGTGCTCGCGATGATGCCACCTTCGGCGGAAAAGATAAACGTAGGCAAGACCGGCGGCGGCCTCTCCGTGCCGCAGCGCGAGATCGAAGAGATCATCGTGCGCGAGGCGAAGAGGGGGCGGCGCGTCGCGCGGCTCAAGGGCGGCGACCCATTCATGTTCGGACGCGGCGGCGAGGAGATCGAGGCGCTGAACCGCGAGGGGATACCCTTCGAGGTGGTCCCCGGCGTGACCTCGGCGCTCGGCGGACCGGCCTGCGCCGGCATCCCCGTAACGCACAGGGGCATCGCGCGCTCCGTTCACGTCATCACGGCGCACACCAAAGAGGGCACCATCGCCCCCGTAGACTACGAGGCCCTCGCGAAACTCGGCGGCACGCTCGTCTTCCTCATGGGCGCCAGCGCCGTCACAGAGATATGCGCCGAGCTTCAAAGGGCGGGAATGGACGGCGGCACGCCGGCGGCGGCCGTCGAAAACGCGAGCACCGCGGCGCAGCGACTGATCCAGGGAACGCTGGGAACGCTCTCCGCCAGGTGCGCTGAGGAAAAACTGCGCTCCCCCGCGCTGATAATTGTCGGCGAAGTCACGGCTCTCGCGGAGGGATTCGCCTGGAAACGCTTCCTGCCGCTCTCCGGACGCAAGGTGATCGTGACGCGCCCGCGCGAACGGGCGGGCAAACTCTCCGCCATGCTCCGCGCGCGCGGCGCGGAGGTCGTGGAGCTGCCCTGCATCAGCACGCGCCGGATAGAGGCGAAGCTGCCGGACTTTTCAAAATACGGCTGGCTTGGCTTCACAAGCATTACCGGCGTCGAAGCGCTCTTTGAGCTGCTTGCGGAAAATGGACGCGACGTCCGCTCCCTCGGCGCGGCGAAGATCGCGGCGATCGGCCCGGCGACCGCCAGGGCGCTGAAAGAGCGCGGCCTTATCACGGACTACATGCCGGAGGTCTACGACGGGTTACACCTCGCGCGCGGCCTCGAGGAGCTCGCGAAAACCGCACCGGTGCTGATGCTCCGCGCGAAGGAGGGTTCGCCGGAGCTGACGGCGGAGCTTGCGGCGCTGAAGATAAACTTCACCGAACTGCCGCTCTATGAGACAATATATGAACGGGCGGAGATAATCCCGCAGGGGGCGGATACCGCGGTATTCACAAGCGCCTCGACCGTGCGCGGATTCAAGGCCGCCATGCCGGAGCTTGAGATAGAATGCGCCTGCTGCATCGGCGAACAGACGGCGGCGGAGGCGCGGCGTGCGGGCTTTAAACGGATAATAACGGCTCAAAAGGCGACCCTGGAGAGCCTCATAAATACTCTGGAGGAAGATATAAGATGA
- the hemB gene encoding porphobilinogen synthase, with amino-acid sequence MIVRPRRLRKNKIIRDMAAETRLSPSMLVYPVFIREGSNIIEDIPAMPGQKRYSPDTFPRILEEVQRAGVNSILLFGIPEHKDEFGSEAYNENGVIQQALRVGKIHFPDMCFIGDVCLCEYTSHGHCGLLKGETVDNDPTLDLLAKTALSQAQAGADIVAPSDMMDGRVAAIRAKLDGAGMDDTLIFSYAVKYASAFYGPFREAAGSAPSFGDRKSYQMDPRNVREGVREALLDIEEGADMIMVKPGLPYLDVLRAVKEASEVPVGAYCVSGEYSMIKAAAERGWLDEKRVIAESAVCLARGGADVIVSYFAPELAKMMKEGEL; translated from the coding sequence ATGATAGTACGTCCAAGAAGACTGAGAAAAAACAAAATCATCCGCGACATGGCGGCGGAGACACGGCTCTCTCCCTCCATGCTCGTCTACCCGGTATTCATCCGCGAGGGCAGCAACATCATCGAAGACATCCCCGCGATGCCCGGCCAGAAACGCTACAGCCCCGACACCTTCCCGCGCATCCTCGAAGAGGTACAGCGCGCGGGGGTAAACTCCATACTCCTCTTCGGCATCCCCGAGCATAAGGACGAATTCGGCAGCGAGGCCTATAACGAAAACGGCGTCATCCAGCAGGCGCTGCGCGTCGGCAAGATACACTTCCCCGATATGTGCTTCATCGGCGACGTCTGTCTCTGTGAGTACACCTCGCACGGACACTGCGGTCTGCTGAAGGGAGAGACCGTGGACAACGACCCGACGCTCGACCTCCTTGCGAAGACGGCTCTCTCTCAGGCACAGGCGGGAGCCGACATCGTAGCCCCCTCCGACATGATGGACGGGCGCGTCGCGGCGATCCGCGCGAAGCTCGACGGCGCGGGCATGGATGATACCCTGATCTTCTCCTACGCCGTGAAATACGCCTCGGCATTCTACGGTCCCTTCCGCGAAGCGGCCGGCTCCGCCCCATCCTTCGGCGACCGCAAAAGCTATCAGATGGACCCGCGCAACGTGCGCGAGGGCGTACGCGAAGCTCTGCTCGACATCGAGGAGGGCGCGGACATGATCATGGTAAAGCCGGGACTTCCCTATCTCGACGTGCTGCGCGCCGTGAAAGAGGCCAGCGAGGTCCCCGTCGGAGCCTACTGCGTCAGCGGCGAATATTCGATGATAAAGGCCGCCGCCGAGCGCGGCTGGCTCGACGAAAAACGCGTCATTGCGGAATCGGCGGTCTGCCTCGCGCGCGGCGGCGCGGACGTCATCGTCAGCTACTTCGCACCCGAACTCGCGAAGATGATGAAAGAGGGCGAGCTGTAA